A stretch of Pseudomonas sp. LS.1a DNA encodes these proteins:
- the recG gene encoding ATP-dependent DNA helicase RecG has translation MSELSKVPVTVLKGVGEAMAEKLAKVGLENLQDVLFHLPLRYQDRTRVVPIGQLRPGQDAVIEGVVSGADVTMGKRRSLVVRLGDGSGVLSLRFYHFSNAQKEGLKRGTHLRCYGEARPGASGLEIYHPEYRALNGDEPPPPVEQTLTPIYPSTEGLTQQRLRLLCQQSLGLLGPRSLPDWLPDELARDYQLAPLDDAIRYLHNPPADADLDELAEGQHWAQHRLAFEELLTHQLSQQRLRESLRSLRAPVLPKAQRLQAQYLANLGFQPTGAQQRVANEIAYDLSQHEPMMRLVQGDVGAGKTVVAALAALQALEAGYQVALMAPTEILAEQHYITFKRWLEPLGIEVAWLAGKLKGKARAAALEQIANGAPMVVGTHALFQEEVKFKHLALAIIDEQHRFGVQQRLALRKKGVAGELCPHQLIMTATPIPRTLAMSAYADLDTSVLDELPPGRTPVNTVLVADSRRFEVVERVRAACAEGRQAYWVCTLIEESEELTCQAAESTYEELGSALGELRVGLIHGRMKPAEKAEIMAEFKAGNLQLLVATTVIEVGVDVPNASLMIIENPERLGLAQLHQLRGRVGRGSAVSHCVLLYHPPLSQIGRERLGIMRETNDGFIIAEKDLELRGPGEMLGTRQTGLLQFKVADLMRDADLLPAVRDAAQALIARWPEHVSPLLDRWLRHGQQYGQV, from the coding sequence ATGAGTGAGCTGTCGAAGGTCCCGGTCACGGTACTCAAGGGGGTTGGTGAGGCCATGGCGGAGAAACTCGCCAAGGTCGGCCTGGAGAACCTGCAGGACGTGCTGTTCCACCTCCCCCTGCGCTACCAGGATCGCACCCGCGTAGTGCCGATCGGGCAGTTGCGTCCGGGCCAGGACGCGGTGATCGAAGGCGTGGTCAGCGGCGCCGACGTGACCATGGGCAAGCGCCGCAGTCTTGTAGTGCGCCTGGGTGACGGCAGCGGCGTGCTGAGCCTGCGCTTCTACCACTTCAGCAACGCGCAGAAGGAAGGCCTCAAGCGTGGCACTCACCTGCGCTGCTACGGCGAAGCCCGCCCTGGTGCTTCGGGCCTGGAAATCTACCACCCGGAATACCGCGCACTGAATGGCGACGAGCCGCCGCCACCGGTCGAGCAGACCCTGACGCCGATCTACCCGTCCACCGAAGGCCTTACCCAGCAACGCCTGCGCCTGCTGTGCCAGCAGAGCCTGGGCCTGCTCGGCCCGCGCAGCCTGCCGGACTGGCTGCCCGACGAACTGGCCAGGGACTACCAGCTGGCACCGCTGGACGATGCCATCCGCTACCTGCACAACCCGCCGGCCGATGCCGACCTCGACGAGCTTGCCGAAGGCCAGCACTGGGCCCAGCACCGCCTGGCCTTCGAAGAGCTACTGACCCACCAGCTGTCGCAGCAACGCCTGCGCGAAAGCCTGCGCAGCCTGCGCGCACCGGTGCTGCCCAAGGCCCAGCGCCTGCAGGCGCAGTACCTGGCCAACCTGGGCTTCCAGCCGACCGGCGCGCAGCAGCGGGTAGCCAACGAAATTGCCTACGACCTCAGCCAGCACGAGCCGATGATGCGCCTGGTGCAGGGCGACGTGGGTGCCGGCAAGACCGTGGTCGCCGCCCTGGCTGCCCTGCAGGCCCTGGAGGCCGGCTACCAGGTGGCCTTGATGGCGCCCACCGAGATCCTCGCCGAACAGCACTACATCACCTTCAAGCGCTGGCTCGAACCGCTGGGCATCGAAGTGGCCTGGCTGGCCGGCAAGCTCAAGGGCAAGGCCCGGGCAGCCGCCCTGGAGCAGATCGCCAACGGTGCACCGATGGTGGTCGGCACCCACGCGCTGTTCCAGGAAGAGGTGAAGTTCAAGCACCTGGCCCTGGCGATCATCGATGAACAGCACCGTTTTGGCGTGCAGCAACGCCTGGCCCTGCGCAAGAAGGGCGTGGCCGGCGAGCTGTGCCCGCACCAGCTGATCATGACCGCCACGCCTATTCCGCGCACCCTGGCCATGAGCGCCTACGCCGACCTGGACACCTCGGTGCTCGACGAACTGCCGCCCGGGCGCACCCCGGTGAACACCGTGCTGGTGGCCGACAGCCGCCGCTTCGAAGTGGTCGAGCGGGTACGCGCCGCCTGCGCCGAAGGGCGCCAGGCCTACTGGGTGTGCACCCTGATCGAAGAGTCCGAAGAACTGACCTGCCAGGCCGCCGAAAGCACCTACGAGGAGCTGGGCAGCGCCCTGGGCGAACTGCGGGTGGGGCTGATCCACGGTCGCATGAAGCCGGCGGAAAAGGCTGAAATCATGGCCGAGTTCAAGGCCGGCAACCTGCAGTTGCTGGTCGCCACCACGGTCATCGAGGTGGGCGTGGACGTGCCCAACGCCAGCCTGATGATCATCGAGAACCCCGAGCGCCTGGGCCTGGCCCAGTTGCACCAGCTGCGCGGCCGGGTTGGCCGGGGCAGCGCCGTAAGCCATTGCGTGCTGCTGTACCACCCGCCACTGTCGCAGATCGGCCGCGAACGGTTAGGGATCATGCGGGAAACCAACGACGGCTTCATCATCGCCGAGAAAGACCTGGAGCTGCGTGGCCCCGGCGAGATGCTCGGCACCCGCCAGACCGGCCTGCTGCAGTTCAAGGTCGCCGACCTGATGCGCGATGCCGACCTGCTGCCGGCCGTGCGCGACGCCGCCCAGGCCCTGATCGCACGCTGGCCGGAGCACGTCAGCCCACTACTCGACCGCTGGCTGCGCCATGGCCAGCAATATGGCCAAGTGTGA